TTATCTTTATTCTGTAACTTTTCTCTTGTATTTATCAGGTATCTCCTAATTTTAGGCCAATTCTCTAAATGTGAATGTAAGTCATTTGTGTGTAAAATTGTAATTTTTTCAGTCATGACAGCCTCCTTAAAGTATACAGATATTTATTTTCATATCTTTATTACCCTTACTCACTAAATATCTTACAACTTATTATGTTAGTGTGCCATAAGTCAATAAAATTTGAATATCAACGTAAAATTATAAGCCCGTATTTTTTGAGTGATCAATAATTTAAAGCTAAACAAAAAAAGAAACCAAGTTAAAATTCGATTTTTAACTCAGCTTCCTATTCTTATATTGCTAAACTAATTAATTTTTTCCCAAGTCATAAACATCTTCTGCAATCATGAGTTCCTCATTTGTCGGAATTGTCCACACTTCAACAGCAGAATTTGCACTACTTATTTTTTGTTCTACAGACACTGCTTTTTCGTTACATTGTTCATCGAGCTCAATGTTAAAAATCCCCAACTGGCTGCAAATCATTCTGCGAATAAAAGGTATATTTTCACCAATTCCTCCTGTAAACACAAGTGAGTCAATTCTGCCTAACTCTGCTGCATAGGAACCAATATATTTAACAATTCGATTAACAAATACTCTGACTGCCAAATCAGCGCGATGATTGTTATCTTTTTGTGCAAAAACTTCTCTCATATCTGGAGAAATACCGGAAATTCCTAAAATACCCGATTCTTTATTTAAAATATCAAGTACTCTCGTAGAGCTAACTCCCAATTGATTTTCTAGATATATCAGCAAAGAAGGATCCACATCTCCTGAGCGAGTTTGCATAGTGATCCCTGAAACAGGGGAAAATCCCATACTGGTATCTATTGACATCCCATTTCTAACAGCACAAATTGAAGCTCCTGATCCTAAATGCATTAAAATACTGTTTGTTTTGTTTTTTCTTTCCTTACCACCAGTCAGTTCTAACAATCTATTAAAAACAAAACGGTAACTGATTCCATGTGCACCAAATTTTTGTACATGATATTTCTCATAAAATTCATAAGGAATACTGTATATAACATTTTCTTCTGACATCGTCTGGTGAAATCCCGTATCAAAAACAGCTACACTAAGTGCTTCCGGCAATACTTTTCTAAATGCTTTTATTGCCATAATATTAGCGGGATTGTGTAAAGGTGCCAACACTTTCAATTTTTCCATTGTAATCAATGTTTCATCATTAACAATCACAGATTTACTAAAAAAAGTACCACCATTAACGAAACGATGCCCGACTCCCTTAATTTCATCAAGTTTCTCAACAATTTTATATTCTTGAAGTAATTGAAGAAGCCTAGTAACAGCTTCTTGATGGTTTTTAGATTTAATTTTCTCAACTAACTTCTTTCCTGCAAATTCAGTCGTTTCGCTTGCATCATTAAGTCCTATCCGTTCAATTTGTCCTTTAGCAATTACTTCAGCACTAGGCATATTAAATAATTTCCATTTCAAAGTTGAACTACCTGCATTTACGGCTAATATTTTCATGTTACTCTCTTTCTCTCTAAAGATCTATTATTATATATATTTATTTATTTTCGTTTATCCAATTCTCAACTTGCTGCAAAAACCTTGCAAAAGCTTCTTTATTACTGATAGCAGGAAATCCACCTAAAAGAACTGGTTTTGCCTGTTTTGCGTTATTCCCACGTTTTTGCAATAATAGTAGCGACTTTGCACTTTCCTGTGAAGTAAATAAATCATTTGGTAAATTTAGTATTCCTTGAAAATGTGCCTGTTTCTGAATTACTTCCAGCAAACTCTTTGCCTCCGGCGATTCGAACAAATTCTTAGGCACAAGAAACACTCCCCATCCCCCAGGAAGTAACTGCAACATAGACTGTTCAATTAATAGGTGATGCACAAAAGAATGCCCCTTCAAAGCCCTAGTTTCAAAATTAACTACACGTTCATCAATCGGATAATAGCCGATTGGCAAGTCACTCAAAACTACATCGACTTTCGGTGTTACTAAGTTATCAATCGCATCTTGATAATACAGGTCTGCATCAATATATTGCATTTTTAGATTCATTCCAGCAACTGATAGCATCGTATCATCATTATCAACACCAAATAATCTAATATCTTTTAATTTACCTTTTTTCAAATGGTTCGTTACCGTACTTAATAGGTTGCCAGTTCCAACAGCAATGTCTAAAATTTTGGTTTCTTCTTTTTGGTCTAATATTTTTTCCAGTAAATATGCCACTAGTAACCCAATTGAATCAGGTGTCATTTGGTGATTTGGCTGAATCTTGTCGACTTTACTAGCTTTAACTAGTGCAAATTGAATAACTTGTCTCATTTCTTCAGGTAAGAGATTAATATTCAAAAAATCATTGTAGATTGGCTTGATTTTATTAATAACCTTTTCCGTTGGTTTTCCATCCTCGATCATTATCTTGCCATCTTCAAGTAAATTATCTCCAGTTTCAACTAAAGCATCCATATATGAAGTTGCCAAATCTTCCTTTAGCAAATCAGTTGCTTTATCGAATAAATTATATGCATTGCCTATTTTTTCTAAATTCATTTTTTCTCACTCCATTTATAATAACCTATACCAGTTTAACGAAAAAAAAATATAATTTCAATCCACAAACTATCTTTACTCTTCTTGTTCATTAATCATAATGGTTATCTTTTCCCCTGATTTCAAATTTATTCTGAATTTGTCTGCATCTTTTTTTACAGTTCCATCATGAAATTCTATAATCTCATCATTTTCTATATTATTAGTTTTTGCTAAATTAACTAGTATCTCCGCCATTTTATAATCAATTGTTTTCTTCAAAGCAGATGCGCGTACAGAGTAATAATACATTTGGGCACCAAAAATTAGACCCATAATTAATAATAATGTCAGAGCTGAAAAAATAACATATCCACCTGATTTTTTCAAAAAATTATTCTCCTCTTCTAATCGGTAGTACCAATTCCTTATAATATTCTTTCTCATGAAATTTAGCTCTGATCTTCAACGTAAATTCTTTTTCATCA
Above is a window of Liquorilactobacillus hordei DSM 19519 DNA encoding:
- a CDS encoding acetate/propionate family kinase, whose amino-acid sequence is MKILAVNAGSSTLKWKLFNMPSAEVIAKGQIERIGLNDASETTEFAGKKLVEKIKSKNHQEAVTRLLQLLQEYKIVEKLDEIKGVGHRFVNGGTFFSKSVIVNDETLITMEKLKVLAPLHNPANIMAIKAFRKVLPEALSVAVFDTGFHQTMSEENVIYSIPYEFYEKYHVQKFGAHGISYRFVFNRLLELTGGKERKNKTNSILMHLGSGASICAVRNGMSIDTSMGFSPVSGITMQTRSGDVDPSLLIYLENQLGVSSTRVLDILNKESGILGISGISPDMREVFAQKDNNHRADLAVRVFVNRIVKYIGSYAAELGRIDSLVFTGGIGENIPFIRRMICSQLGIFNIELDEQCNEKAVSVEQKISSANSAVEVWTIPTNEELMIAEDVYDLGKN
- a CDS encoding class I SAM-dependent methyltransferase gives rise to the protein MNLEKIGNAYNLFDKATDLLKEDLATSYMDALVETGDNLLEDGKIMIEDGKPTEKVINKIKPIYNDFLNINLLPEEMRQVIQFALVKASKVDKIQPNHQMTPDSIGLLVAYLLEKILDQKEETKILDIAVGTGNLLSTVTNHLKKGKLKDIRLFGVDNDDTMLSVAGMNLKMQYIDADLYYQDAIDNLVTPKVDVVLSDLPIGYYPIDERVVNFETRALKGHSFVHHLLIEQSMLQLLPGGWGVFLVPKNLFESPEAKSLLEVIQKQAHFQGILNLPNDLFTSQESAKSLLLLQKRGNNAKQAKPVLLGGFPAISNKEAFARFLQQVENWINENK